Genomic window (Cucumis sativus cultivar 9930 chromosome 2, Cucumber_9930_V3, whole genome shotgun sequence):
ttaaatccaTATCacatatactttattatttgcaaaaatgacaaaaacgaaGCCCAATCCACAcatcaaaaagtaaaatgtcacaaatgtcttcgttactaatatacgtttgatacaccttatactgatacacctaataccgTTTGATACATctgatacttcttgatacacccGATACAGTtgattgatatacttgatgCACTTGATACTTTTTGATAAACTTGATACCTTTTAATAGACACCTGAAActtatgtttgatacacctgatgCACTGCATatacatttagtattcttcacttatacaattgattgattaaatgcacttgatatacttgaagtcctacttatacacttgatatactattgttatacacttgtaaacttggttcatatacttaataatgaTTTACTTTGctgatatgctttaacaatatattgttgataaacttgataatgatacactaagttacatcattcatatacttaataatactctaataaactgcataaaatttaaaaaatcgaaaaatcacgtagtaagtatattaaccaactaatacatataatataagtatattaGAACACTGATATACAAAACTGAGACAAAgttaaaccaaaacaaaattaatgtaaaaaaataaaacaaaatgatttagaatcagattcaactcaaaatacatatggaaaaaagtaaaaaaaaaaatcacaaatgaagttaaattactctaATCAAcaactattatattttacattgtaattgttgtactattgatattctaaaattaagactaagacataaataataaataatttttatagtataagaataaaaaaataattagggcCTTACAAAgtgagagaataaataaataatggatAAGACattaaaaataggaaaataaataagttattgaatggtagtttaaaaataataacaaatttaaaattgagaagtgagaagtttgttatatttgcaaaattctaaaattataattgctatattataaaatgttcATATAGAAATTTCCCAAATTGAGGGTTAAAAGCGCAAAATGCTCATAATCCACAAGTACTCACCTATAAAAGTGATCTTTAAAACTAACCGTACtaaaaatagagtaaaaaatagtataaaagGTGGGTAATAACATAGAGAAAGGCAGAGGCAAGGATCAGCCAACCAAACTAAGGGGGGAGTAACTAAAGCAAGAGAGTAGTTGTGTGTCTGTGCAAATAGACACAAGAGGAAAAgttatcctttttttaaaaaccgtGCACATTGTTTATACTTTTCTTCTGTGTTTATTTGTACAGACACAACAGACACAAATTGGTCACCATGGTTTTGTTGAGATTGTCAATCATATTATGTGTGATGTTATATGGTCCTTCTCTTTCAGGAGCTGCTTTTCCTCAAGAACATATTCATCCTCGCAGGTCAGAGTAACATGGCTGGTCGAGGTGGAGTTGAGAACAATGCTCAAGGAAATCTCCAATGGGATGGGTTAGTCCCACCAGAATGTCAACCTCAACCATCCATCCTACGATTGAACCCTGGTCTCCAATGGGAGATAGCACGAGAGAGCCACTCCATTTGGGAATTGACATCAAAAGGACCCCTGGAATTGGTCCCGGTATCGCATTTGCTCATGAATTGCTAGTCAAAGTTGGACCAAATGCTGGCGCTGTGGGTTTAGTTCCATGTGCTAGAGGTGGCACTTTAATTGAACAATGGATTAAAAATCCTAGCAATCCTAGTGCAACCTTTTACCAAAACTTTCATTGAACGAATCAAAGCATCGGATAAAGATGGTGGGGTTGTGCGTGCTCTTTTCTGGTTCCAAGGAGAAAAGTGATGCAGCTATGAATGACACTGCCATTAGATACAAAGACAACCTAAAAGAAATTCTTCACTGACATTCGCGATGACATAAAAACCTAGATTTTTGCCTATCATTGTTGTTAAAATAGCTCTCTACGACTTTTTTTAGGCAGCACGATACTCATAACCTCCCAGCAGTGAGGGAAGCAAAAGAAGCAGTCAGCAAGGAGCTGCCTGACGTAGTGGCCATCGATTCGTTGAAATTACCTATAAACTATACAACAAATGAAGGCATCAACCTAGATCATGGTCATTTTTAACACCACAACCGAAATTACTTTGGGTAAATGGTTGGCTGAAACCTACCTCTCCCACTTTGGTCAATtactttaatttgtattatttatcaactttgttattatatatcaataaaatcatCCATCCACTcctttcttaaaaaaaaatctccttCCTATTGACTCTCAACGTAATCAattgattgaaataatttcttaCTCACATCTCTAATCAATCGTCTTTGCATCATTTATGTATACCGACACTTTCAAGACGAAAAAGATACTTTGagggtaaaagaaaaatatttgagaaacGTTTCTCCATTTATGTCAATTAACAAAACTATATGTAACaccaaaattttacattaattttggTGCTTGCGGACTTCGTACAATAACacatttactttaattatttcattaacAACCAATCATATAcactaataaaatttaaaaaggttaaagacagtttaaatttaaattgtatatttttaaatacagtaggttaaatttttagtcaaattctaaaattagaaaagtacTTCTTtaaaaactgttttttttcttcaaattttgacttagatttttcaaaagaaaaaggaagaaatgaacCCAACACTCTTTCAAGATTTGTGGCCTTTGGTTTCtagttttatttgttaaaatggcatattcaaattatttcattccCTTTATCcattcttttaattatcatCACTATAATTTACTAATCATATCAATTTCTTGTAGATCGTGGTATCAGTTCTTACAAAtttatagtttcaattttacatTAAACACGTTGTTGAATAAGATGGGTAGATATAGTAAGTACAAATCTTTAATAAACCATCTTTCCATGTTTTCTTCCCTCTTTTTTAAACTTCTACTTCCAAATCTTTTAaggaattttgaaaaagtttagatttTAGAACCCATAGTTATTCAAATCTTCAACAAACTTATACTCTCCAAAAATTTGTGTCATCCAATCTTCAAACTTGAAGTGAGCTATGTTTCTCACGTATGGACTTCAATTTTTGGATCTCTCGTTCTTACGATCTCTCCTCCTTTGTTGAAGAATAAATGTCTTTATTACATAGATTTTTGGACATTGTTCAACTTATGAGCTCCGTATATTTGATAACCATCGACTTCAAATTATGTCGAAAACAAGATGGTCATGATCATACATCACTGTATTGAAAATTGCAGTATTAAGTTGTAGTAATTTTAGGTGTTTAGAAAATGGtatcatattaaaactatgaTTTTGAATATTGTGTGATTAGTGTATAGAAAGCATGTTAATTGCTTATCGTTTTTTAGTGGGTAACTTGAGCAAactcttttacttttgttCGTTTTTGTTTAAGATAGGGTAGAAAGTATGTTTgaaactctttctttttttttttctttctctaaaagaATGTTATTGTCTATTTAGaatcaattttaatctatagtatatataaaaacttgGATGTGGAAAAATTATGTAACTTTTATTGgtatctaattattaattatagaatacggataaataaatatagaataaGGATATAGAAACAAGAACCCGTCCGAAcgaaaaagcaaaataaatgGAGTTGTTAAATAATAGTACTCCCATACTTCCTAATATAAGACCTGATCCCAACAAGACTACAAGAAATGTTTTTTCGTGACCTTATTAATCTgacaaaaaaatgtatagaAAATAgctttttcgttttttatccaaaaaattcattaaaaataataaaaactttaaattcaatttattttagagttttaaaagttgaatagTTTTATCatgtatttaataaaaagataacaaatttatcattttacaataaactttaaaatttgaaaagtttgaaattttcaataatttaacgGACTATtcaactattaaaattaaataaacacagATTTTGTCCTTTCAATAGATGTGttcatgttttctttaatgaatACAATATTCTTTCTAATAAGAAATGATATAaactttggaaaaaaattatgtttttaaaatcatgttttgcaaaaacaaaagaaaaacaaagttttattataattcaaaaaattaacattgtttgcaagattatttttaaatgcatTATATCTTATAGAAtacattaaacattaaaacataattaacataaaatcacttttaatcatctcaatttttcacttttatgtTGGATGACctttttatcaaactttttttttcaataaattcattatattttgaaaattaaatttattggaTTGTGTgatatgtgatttttttttattgacttcatatttttatattaatttaacaagTTAAAAACGTTTAGGGAGATTGAAgaattttaagtaattttaatctaattatcTGCAATTGTTGAAAGGAATTTTGATAATGACGAAGTAATTTTAACTCTCAAACATATGATGATTAGGGTTGGAGGTGGTTTTACgttagtaaataaaaaaaaaaatgtacttaGAATATCTAAAATGTGGGATATTAATATCAAacataaatactatttaataaatgaaataaaagaacGATAAAATCGAACTCattaaaagtacaaataataaagaatcAGAGTAATTGGCTGTATCGGGAGAGGTAGGTATCAGCCAACCATCTACCGGCGGTAAGAAGAACTGTGGAATTAAAATGACCACGATCCAAGTTAAAGCCTTCACGTGTTGTTAAGTTCATCGGCAATTTCCATGAATCGATGATCGATACATCTGGAACCTCATTGCTAACTGCTTCTTGTGCCGCCCTCACTGTTGACAAATTATCGGTACCATTTACTGCAAAAAAGTCATAGATGGCTATTTTAACCAAAATGACAGGTAAAAATCTAGGCTTGAGGTCGTTGCGAAGGTCgttaattaaagtttttaagtTGTCTTTATAATTGATAGCATAATCTTTCACAGCTGCATCGCTTTCTCCTTGGAACCATAGAAGAGCACGAACAACTCCACCATCTTTATCCGAAGCTTTAATCCGTTCAACTAAGTGTTGGTAATATGTTGCATTAGGATCGGTAGTATTTTTCATCCATTGTCTGATGACAGTGCCACCTATAGCAGTAGGAACTAAACCCACAACACCTGCTCTTGGCCCTGCCTTTCTTAAAATTTCATGAGCAAATCCCATTCCTGGACTaattccattttcctttttaacgTCGATATCAAAATTGAGAGGCTCTCGTGCTTCCTCCCATTGGCGTGCAGCGTTGAGTCGTAGAATACATGGGGTGGGTTCAGAATCTGGTGGGATCACACCATCCCAATGTAAGTTTCCTGTTGCATTTTTTTCAACTCCACCTCGACCAGCCATGTTGCTCTGACCGGAAAgaataaatatgttatttggAGAAACAGCTCTGGAAAGAGAAGGACCAAATAACATTGCACATAGCATAATTGATAGTTTCAGCAAAGACATTTCGAACCTGGTATTTGCACAGAAAGACACAGAGAAAAGTgttaaagtaaaagaaagaggaaagtTCTTTCCTCTGTGTCTATCTGcacaaacacaaacacacaacCACTCTTGTCTTTGTTGGCTGATCCTTGCCTCTTCCCTCTCCTTGTTGGTCATCATCACCTTTTATACTCAACTGTGGTTCCATTTTCACTATATTTAGCTTCGATGGTTAGTTTATATTGGTAAATATTTGAGGTTTGTGAGTGTTTGTCGGTTTCAAATTGTCTATTTTGATCAAACGTATATCTGGAATATATCTAACCCCATGTGTAATACACACATCTACAAATCAAAGACTTCGACAACgcaacttttttatttttacgtATTTTTCGTCTCCCTCTATTGTTTCCAGCATCTGCTCTTAgcttgcatttttcttttaataacaaataagtAAAAGATATCGTTTTATTATGACATaaaattatatctatataaattaattcatCAAATACATAACTTCCTTTTTGTCCtccaataatattttaaacatgttCCCCTAATAAGGATTTccaataataaagtttaatatttgCACACACATGttcttgattttgaaaaatgtgtatATGTTAAAGGTCTATATTCATCCTCTAAAActgaaaatcatttttaatgcaataaaacatataatgaattgaaaaaatgtgGATTGAGTATGAGCAGAGGTGTTGACACACACATTTTCAGATAATTTGAAATTCAGTTTATTATATAGCCTTCATCTTACGTCATGTCCTAGAAAACTaacactaaaattaaaaatacatattataattgtgggttgaaattataaaatataaatgtagCACCACGTGTGGGGTGTGTGTGGTTGATGAAGTAACTATGGAGCTGCCACACCATGCAGATCGTGTCATCCGTATACCGTATCATCCCCACAAAGTATTAAACcaaagtatataaataaagcaaATGTGAAACCAAAATTCACATAACAACTTTTGTGGAGGATTGTTTCGATCGGAAAATTTGGTAAAAGAAAGGTACAGGCATGCATCAATCCCAGGTAAATATTGAACGTTACTGTTGTTCTTGATTGTCCAGTTTTTAAATCTCTTGtgctaattaataatataggaCTCTCTGTGTTTGTGAAGGCCGTGTCgtccaagaaaataaatgaagaagaaggagcCATTGAAACCAAGGTTGTTAAGCAGCAGATGGAGCCCCCAAATGAAGGCACCACGGTGGTTCATTTAACTCGAAAACAACCTACCCATGGCGGGAGTGGAGTTTTGGGGAGTGCAGCCACTGCTGTGGGTAACGCCCTTCGTTCTGCCAAGGATGCCGTTTTTGGGAAAGGGAAAGGCACCAACCATGGTTGAATCAAATTGAAgctttctaaatttatatatctgtgatgatcttttgtttttgcacTGCTCTATGTTGCTGTCCTAAGTAAAAACcagtaaaaaaattactacaaaAAACCAATACTATACAACTAGGGAGTGTTTCTTTCTATCTATCTGCCATCTAATACACATCTATCCTTAACATATGAACATAAAGAATGTGTTGGTAAGAAATTAAAGCCCAATGGGCTATGACCCCCCCAAATTGGTGAATTTGGAGATTGagaattgatatatatatatatagtagctAGTGTGAAAGTATAAGGtgccaaaagaaaacaaatatataaagttaaatGAAATGGGGACATATTATATGTTTGAGAGGTCCAACCAAAAGCAAGAGTGTATTTTACATTATACGGATCGGGAATTGTCCCTTTCTAAATTCCCTTGGAAGAATCTATTGCTTTTAAGAGCCCTACAACTACTACTGCTACCCCATGAATTGcctcattttaattatttagggTAACCCACATGAACTCACAATCACTGCCCCTAC
Coding sequences:
- the LOC101219010 gene encoding probable carbohydrate esterase At4g34215, which gives rise to MSLLKLSIMLCAMLFGPSLSRAVSPNNIFILSGQSNMAGRGGVEKNATGNLHWDGVIPPDSEPTPCILRLNAARQWEEAREPLNFDIDVKKENGISPGMGFAHEILRKAGPRAGVVGLVPTAIGGTVIRQWMKNTTDPNATYYQHLVERIKASDKDGGVVRALLWFQGESDAAVKDYAINYKDNLKTLINDLRNDLKPRFLPVILVKIAIYDFFAVNGTDNLSTVRAAQEAVSNEVPDVSIIDSWKLPMNLTTREGFNLDRGHFNSTVLLTAGRWLADTYLSRYSQLL